Proteins co-encoded in one Listeria ivanovii subsp. ivanovii genomic window:
- the holB gene encoding DNA polymerase III subunit delta' — translation MGLQDELTVMQPVVMKIFSKSVRENRLSHGYLLEGASGTGKKRTSLWLAQSLFCLEPTKTELACGECANCTRIASHNHPDVHLLEPDGASIKIDQVRALKQELSKRGMESDRKVVIIYDAEKMTVQSANSLLKFIEEPEGGLLLLFLTTNPGQILPTIQSRLQPVTFKSLTFDNLVASLTRVGISEQKARIYASITGSTEQAKNFEEDEWFGEARTTVIKLYEGLHHQGTSPLIIIQESWMPLFKEKDKMALGLELLLLLYRDRLHLTLDGNYEPICTAQKEMLAQDALRKSLSETTGEIEKILTAKSKLDSNMNVQLLMEQLVLEIQGR, via the coding sequence GTGGGATTACAGGATGAACTTACAGTGATGCAACCAGTGGTCATGAAGATTTTTTCAAAAAGTGTCCGCGAAAATCGGTTATCGCACGGTTATTTATTAGAAGGAGCAAGTGGCACAGGAAAAAAACGTACGTCACTTTGGTTAGCTCAAAGTCTTTTTTGTTTAGAGCCTACTAAAACAGAACTTGCGTGCGGCGAGTGTGCGAATTGTACCAGAATAGCCAGTCATAATCATCCGGATGTTCATTTGCTAGAGCCAGATGGTGCTAGTATCAAAATCGATCAAGTCCGTGCGTTAAAGCAAGAACTAAGTAAACGCGGGATGGAATCAGATCGAAAAGTCGTTATCATTTACGATGCAGAAAAAATGACTGTTCAATCAGCCAATAGTCTGCTGAAATTCATAGAAGAACCAGAGGGCGGGTTGTTATTACTGTTTTTAACAACAAACCCGGGACAAATCTTGCCAACTATTCAATCAAGGTTACAACCAGTGACATTTAAATCGCTAACATTTGATAACCTTGTAGCTTCTTTAACTCGCGTTGGTATTTCTGAACAAAAAGCGCGGATTTATGCTAGTATTACAGGGAGTACAGAGCAAGCAAAGAATTTTGAAGAAGATGAGTGGTTTGGAGAAGCAAGAACTACCGTAATCAAGTTATATGAAGGATTGCATCATCAAGGAACTAGTCCGTTAATTATCATTCAAGAATCATGGATGCCGCTTTTTAAAGAGAAAGATAAGATGGCACTTGGTCTTGAGTTGTTATTACTGCTATACCGAGACAGACTGCACCTTACGCTTGATGGAAACTACGAGCCAATTTGCACAGCGCAAAAAGAAATGCTCGCGCAAGACGCTTTACGCAAATCGTTGTCTGAAACCACAGGGGAAATCGAGAAGATTCTCACTGCGAAATCAAAGCTAGATTCCAATATGAATGTGCAACTTCTAATGGAACAACTAGTTCTTGAAATTCAAGGGAGGTAA
- a CDS encoding stage 0 sporulation family protein: MLKIVGVRFKDVGKIYYFSPGELEITENQGVIVENAQGIEFGRTVIEPRYVDEEDVVLPLKKVLRVATEADYKCVAENGDSCQKAFLLCDEKIRERELEMSLVDVDYTFDRNKIIFYFTAEGRVDFRELVKDLASVFRTRIELRQIGVRDEAKLLGGIGPCGRMLCCSTFLGDFEPVSIKMAKDQNLSLNPTKISGLCGRLMCCLKYENDEYEQAKREMPDVGVKVKTPEGAEARVSGINLLSRILQVSLPEEETVIEYELDELRPFNDFLKQPAKS, translated from the coding sequence ATGCTTAAAATTGTAGGCGTCCGTTTTAAAGACGTTGGTAAAATATATTATTTTTCACCTGGAGAACTGGAAATCACAGAAAATCAAGGTGTTATTGTGGAAAATGCACAAGGAATTGAATTTGGGAGAACCGTCATCGAGCCACGTTATGTGGACGAAGAAGACGTTGTATTACCTTTAAAGAAAGTGCTTCGAGTAGCGACAGAGGCAGATTATAAGTGTGTTGCTGAAAATGGCGATTCTTGTCAGAAAGCCTTTTTATTATGCGACGAAAAAATCCGCGAGCGCGAACTAGAAATGAGCTTGGTGGATGTTGATTACACTTTTGACCGTAATAAAATTATTTTTTATTTTACTGCAGAAGGTCGTGTCGATTTCCGGGAGCTTGTTAAAGATTTAGCTTCTGTTTTTCGGACACGTATTGAGCTTCGCCAAATTGGAGTTCGTGATGAAGCGAAATTACTTGGTGGGATTGGTCCATGTGGGCGGATGCTTTGTTGTTCGACGTTTCTTGGTGATTTCGAACCAGTATCCATCAAAATGGCGAAAGACCAAAACTTGTCCCTTAATCCAACGAAAATTTCTGGATTATGTGGACGTTTAATGTGCTGCTTGAAGTACGAAAACGATGAATATGAGCAAGCAAAACGTGAAATGCCAGATGTTGGTGTGAAAGTTAAAACTCCAGAAGGCGCAGAAGCACGTGTTTCGGGAATCAACTTGCTTTCTAGAATCTTACAAGTAAGTTTGCCCGAAGAAGAGACGGTTATAGAATACGAATTGGATGAATTACGTCCATTTAACGATTTTCTAAAACAACCGGCAAAGTCTTGA
- the yabA gene encoding DNA replication initiation control protein YabA gives MDKKAIFDSVSNMEEQIGELYQQLGDLKTNLGEMLEENNRLNLENEHLRRRLSLTDEVSSEKEEEAVHGVMAPNRKEAMQQMIELGEGYDNLVQLYREGFHVCNVHFGSPRGNDEDCLFCLSLLNKK, from the coding sequence TTGGATAAAAAAGCTATTTTTGACTCAGTCAGTAATATGGAGGAGCAAATTGGCGAATTGTATCAGCAACTTGGAGATCTAAAGACAAACTTAGGTGAGATGTTGGAGGAAAATAACCGGTTAAATCTTGAGAATGAGCATTTGCGACGTAGGCTTTCTTTGACAGATGAAGTATCTTCTGAAAAAGAAGAAGAGGCGGTTCATGGAGTAATGGCGCCAAATCGTAAAGAAGCAATGCAACAAATGATTGAACTCGGGGAAGGTTATGATAATCTTGTCCAACTTTACAGAGAAGGATTTCATGTCTGCAATGTGCATTTCGGCAGTCCGCGCGGCAATGATGAAGATTGTTTGTTTTGCCTATCCTTACTTAATAAAAAATAA
- a CDS encoding tRNA1(Val) (adenine(37)-N6)-methyltransferase, with amino-acid sequence MENLKLIGDERLDYLLAENLRIIQSPSVFSFSIDAVLLAKFSYLPIRKGKIIDLCSGNGIIPLLLSTRTEAQIVGVEIQPRLADMAKRSVIYNELESQIEMIEYDLKKITDIIPKERADIVTCNPPYFAGPDTSLKNENEHYRIARHEVMCTLEDTIRVASNLLKQGGKANFVHRPERLLDILDLMRKYRLEPKRIQMVHPRLDREANTVLVEGIKDGKPGVKYIPPVIVYDEAGEYTPVIKEILYGESE; translated from the coding sequence TTGGAAAATCTTAAATTAATAGGTGATGAAAGGCTAGACTATTTGCTAGCTGAAAATTTGCGGATTATTCAAAGTCCGTCTGTCTTTTCTTTTTCAATTGATGCGGTACTTTTAGCAAAATTTAGCTATTTGCCAATTCGTAAAGGGAAAATAATTGATTTGTGTAGCGGGAACGGGATTATTCCGTTGTTACTAAGCACCCGGACAGAAGCACAAATTGTGGGAGTCGAAATTCAGCCGCGCCTTGCAGATATGGCGAAACGAAGCGTTATCTACAATGAGCTCGAAAGTCAGATTGAGATGATTGAGTATGATTTGAAAAAAATTACTGATATTATCCCGAAAGAACGTGCCGATATTGTGACTTGTAATCCGCCGTATTTTGCGGGTCCAGATACAAGTTTGAAAAATGAAAATGAACATTACCGAATTGCTCGTCATGAAGTCATGTGTACGCTTGAAGACACCATTCGTGTTGCATCAAACCTGTTGAAACAAGGTGGCAAGGCTAATTTTGTTCACCGTCCTGAACGGCTCCTCGACATTCTTGATTTAATGCGAAAATATCGTTTAGAGCCAAAACGGATTCAAATGGTGCATCCGCGTTTGGACCGAGAAGCAAATACCGTGCTTGTCGAAGGAATCAAAGACGGCAAACCCGGCGTGAAATACATTCCACCAGTTATTGTATACGATGAAGCTGGCGAATATACCCCAGTAATAAAGGAGATTTTATATGGCGAAAGCGAGTGA
- a CDS encoding GIY-YIG nuclease family protein: protein MAKASEHFFYVLKCSDNSYYGGYTTDVARREAEHNAGIRCKYTKTRRPVKVIHFEKYATRSEATKAESAFKKLSRKNKDAYLEREENE, encoded by the coding sequence ATGGCGAAAGCGAGTGAACATTTCTTTTATGTGCTAAAATGTAGTGATAATTCTTATTATGGTGGTTATACGACAGATGTTGCGCGCCGAGAAGCGGAACATAATGCCGGAATCAGATGTAAATATACCAAAACACGCCGCCCAGTAAAAGTGATTCATTTTGAAAAATATGCAACGAGAAGCGAGGCAACAAAAGCAGAATCAGCCTTTAAAAAATTGTCGCGCAAAAATAAAGATGCCTATTTAGAACGGGAGGAGAATGAATGA
- the rsmI gene encoding 16S rRNA (cytidine(1402)-2'-O)-methyltransferase encodes MIKSQKSFGGVQAGALYLVPTPIGNLEDMTFRAINILKEADIIAAEDTRNTMKLLNHFEITTRMTSYHQFTKENKEENIIERMLSGEVVALVSDAGMPSISDPGYELVQSALNADIPVIPLPGANAALTALIASGLAPQPFYFYGFLPRQNKERTQAIEKLAAREETWILYESPHRLKETLKAISKITGNDRKIVLCRELTKRFEEFLRGTVEEALNWATDEEVRGEFCIIIEGNDNPPLADETLWWQELDIKTHVSTVMEQENISSKDAIKTVMKARNLPKREVYAAYHEIK; translated from the coding sequence ATGATTAAAAGTCAAAAAAGTTTTGGCGGGGTTCAGGCAGGAGCGCTCTATTTAGTGCCAACGCCAATTGGAAACTTAGAGGATATGACTTTTCGTGCAATTAACATATTAAAAGAAGCAGATATTATCGCTGCGGAAGATACAAGAAATACCATGAAACTCTTAAATCATTTTGAAATTACGACCCGAATGACGAGTTATCATCAGTTCACGAAAGAAAATAAAGAGGAAAATATTATTGAGCGGATGCTGAGCGGAGAAGTTGTTGCTCTTGTAAGTGACGCGGGAATGCCTTCGATTTCTGATCCGGGCTATGAACTCGTTCAAAGTGCGCTAAATGCAGATATTCCAGTGATTCCACTCCCGGGAGCAAATGCCGCACTGACAGCATTAATCGCTTCAGGACTCGCTCCACAACCATTTTATTTTTACGGCTTTTTACCACGCCAAAACAAAGAACGAACACAAGCAATCGAAAAACTCGCAGCTCGCGAAGAAACATGGATTTTATATGAATCGCCACACCGTTTGAAAGAAACGCTAAAAGCAATTAGCAAAATCACCGGAAATGACCGTAAAATCGTTTTATGTCGTGAACTAACGAAACGATTTGAAGAGTTTTTGCGCGGTACGGTAGAAGAAGCGCTTAACTGGGCGACAGACGAAGAAGTACGCGGCGAATTTTGCATTATAATAGAAGGAAACGATAATCCGCCACTTGCAGATGAAACACTTTGGTGGCAAGAGTTAGATATTAAAACCCATGTCAGCACAGTAATGGAACAAGAAAATATTAGCTCCAAAGACGCGATTAAAACAGTCATGAAAGCGCGAAACTTACCAAAGCGTGAAGTTTATGCGGCTTACCATGAAATAAAATAA
- a CDS encoding AbrB/MazE/SpoVT family DNA-binding domain-containing protein, translated as MKSTGMVRKIDELGRVVIPIEIRRTMNLNVKDPLEIFIDDEAIILKKYSAGLVCDVTGEFSVDNKKFADGKLTLSKEGAAELMEEIKRRFGDSL; from the coding sequence ATGAAATCAACTGGAATGGTAAGAAAAATTGATGAACTTGGCCGCGTTGTAATTCCGATTGAAATCAGACGCACCATGAATTTAAATGTAAAAGACCCACTTGAAATATTTATTGATGATGAAGCAATTATTTTAAAGAAATATTCTGCTGGTTTGGTGTGTGATGTTACTGGAGAGTTTTCTGTGGATAATAAAAAATTCGCGGATGGCAAATTGACGCTTAGTAAAGAAGGCGCTGCGGAGTTGATGGAGGAGATTAAGCGGCGGTTTGGGGATTCGTTATAA
- a CDS encoding GRP family sugar transporter produces the protein MNIVIALIPAVMWGIMPLVVSKIGGKPRQQIIGTTFGALLFAIGVFIFTNPEYTTTILIASFVSGAFWSLGQMNQFRAFTQVGVSKTMPLSTGMQLVGTSLFGVFAFHEWGTTSKLVIGFSALALIIFGIFLTSYQQHKDENSGQNMKKGLITLVISSVGYVGYVVITQWFNISGWDAILPQAVGMVVAGLLFSIKSSEKRFTKQTWLNMIPGVMWATGNLALLFSNKLVGIATGFSLSQMGVVISTIGGILFLGEKKTKKELVLVIIGVILVIVGGTMIGIAKS, from the coding sequence ATGAATATAGTTATTGCATTAATTCCAGCAGTTATGTGGGGGATTATGCCGCTAGTTGTTTCAAAAATTGGCGGAAAACCACGGCAGCAAATTATCGGAACAACCTTTGGCGCATTGCTTTTCGCAATCGGCGTTTTTATTTTTACAAATCCAGAATACACAACGACGATTTTAATTGCTAGTTTTGTTTCAGGGGCATTTTGGAGTTTAGGTCAAATGAATCAATTCCGTGCCTTTACCCAGGTTGGTGTATCTAAAACGATGCCACTTTCGACTGGGATGCAACTAGTCGGAACATCACTTTTTGGTGTCTTTGCTTTTCATGAGTGGGGAACAACATCGAAATTAGTTATTGGATTTTCAGCATTAGCACTTATTATTTTTGGGATATTTTTAACAAGTTATCAACAACATAAAGACGAAAACTCTGGTCAAAATATGAAAAAAGGACTTATTACTTTAGTTATTTCATCGGTTGGATATGTCGGGTATGTTGTTATAACACAGTGGTTTAATATTAGTGGTTGGGATGCAATTTTACCGCAAGCTGTAGGGATGGTTGTTGCAGGATTATTATTTTCCATTAAATCATCTGAAAAACGTTTTACAAAGCAAACTTGGTTAAATATGATCCCCGGTGTTATGTGGGCTACCGGTAACTTAGCGCTTCTATTCTCTAATAAATTAGTCGGAATCGCAACTGGATTTTCGCTTTCTCAAATGGGGGTGGTCATTTCGACCATTGGGGGCATTCTTTTCCTAGGTGAGAAAAAGACGAAGAAAGAGTTGGTTCTTGTTATCATCGGGGTCATTCTAGTGATTGTTGGTGGAACAATGATAGGAA